From one Plasmodium yoelii strain 17X genome assembly, chromosome: 12 genomic stretch:
- a CDS encoding tubulin binding cofactor c, putative, with translation MNGKLTKDDCDHLVHNKLKEIKNKVGDLKNDKFNISKLHEINELYSECIKLKENISNAYFQLLRHSSIIVYDKKIKEITKELDNLKHEMIKNENKIECQNVNKNFDDNFFIPKNDYVSEDPEHNEIIDMQFDLNKHNLSFQNDKNIKIIRGIGEGTYSSLLINNMNNCEIIILDILSSVFIQNISNCTIWTPAVESSLLIYDCVDCNILVNSKQIRIHNTVNTNFYINSMSSPIIESSEKLFFFPYNLNFDELPNLLEKININRTSNKWKQVLDFSWQNSQDPSPNFSISNETQIYQVKLKKKENDEYNQEHEINNKYIIENFPLFLKKLD, from the exons ATGAATGGAAAATTAACAAAAGATGATTGTGATCATTTAGTTCATAATAAGTTAAAag agattaaaaataaagttggAGATTTGAAAAATGACAAATTTAATATCAGCAAGTTACATGAAATTAATGAATTATATTCTGAATGTatcaaattaaaagaaaatatctCAAACGCATATTTCCAGCTCCTTAGGCACAGTTCGATCATTGTTTACGATAAG aaaataaaagaaataacaaAAGAGCTggataatttaaaacatgaaatgattaaaaatgaaaataagatAGAATGtcaaaatgttaataaaaatttcgatgataatttttttattccaaaAAATGATTATGTTAGTGAAGATCCTGAACATAATGAGATAATAGACATGCAATTCGATctaaataaacataatttatctttccaaaatgataaaaatataaa AATAATAAGAGGAATAGGCGAAGGCACTTATTCGAGTTTgctaataaataatatg aatAATTGTGAAATTATAATCCTTGATATATTAAGTTCTgtttttatacaaaatatatcaaattgCACTATTtg GACCCCAGCAGTTGAGTCatctttattaatttatgatTGTGTTGATTGTAATATTTTGGTAAATTCTAAGCAG ATAAGGATACATAATACTGttaatacaaatttttacataaattCGATGAGCTCTCCTATAATTGAAAG CTCAGAAAagctgtttttttttccttataatttaaattttgatgaattaccaaatttattagaaaaaataaatataaatagaaCTTCGAACAAATGGAAACAAGTTTTAGATTTTAGTTGGCAAAATAGTCAA gACCCATCCCCAAACTTCAGCATTTCAAACGAAACACAAATATATCaagtaaaattaaaaaaaaaggaaaatgatgaatataATCAAGaacatgaaataaataataaatatattatagaaaattttccattatttttaaaaaaattagactaa